The window TGTGGCGTATAAAGATACAACCACCTTGATTGCTTATTCTGTGCGAGAGGATTCTATTCCAACCAGCAATACTTCTTTTAATTTACTGGGTAGCTACAATGATCCTGTTTTTGGATATTCGTCTGCCTCTATTTACACACAAGTGCTATTACCAAATGGCTTAGCAAATGTGAATTTAGGTCCTACTGGACAAATACTCGATTCTGCTGTTTTAGTCTTACCTTATGGCTTGTATTACTACGGAAATTTGGATCCTCAAACTGTACAAGTATATCAAGTAACACAAGATTTTTACAACGATAGTACTTATTACTCTTCTCGTAATTTAGCCACAGGAGCTTTGATTGGCAGCCAACTTGTGTTTCCTCAACCAACAATTGGAAGCATCGTAAATGGAGTGAGTCAAGAGCCGCAACTTCGTATTCGTTTGAATACAGCTTTTTTCGAATCGACTTTTTTGAGGAGTCCAGATTCTAATTTAGTGAGTAACGCCGCCTTCGTTAATTATTTTAAAGGAATATACATTACCCCTGCTAATGGTCATCAATACCAACACCAAGGAGCTATTTTGACGTTTAATTTATTAGACCCTATTTGCGGAATTCAGTTGTATTATCGGAATCCAAAAACACCTCCATACTTGAGTGCCAATACAATTACATTCTCTATTAATGGCAGTTCTGCGCGTTTCGGACATTTTTACCACAATTATCGCGGAACATCTGTTTTAGCGCAATACTCAGACACCACTTTGGGAACCAATAATGTCTATGTGCAATCCATCGCGGGAGTAAAAACGGAAATTAAAATTCCACACTTACAAAATTGGACAGACTCTGGAAAAATAGTTGTCAATAAAGCCGAATTTGACATCAGCGTTAATGCTGCTTATGCAGACAATAGCTATCTAGCTCCTACACAAATGTATTTAGTTGCTATTGATTCCATGGGTAAAGAGGAAATACTCCCAGATCAAAATGTAAGTTCCAATTATTTCGGTGGAGTTTATAATACTGCCAATTCCACCTACACATTCGATATTGCCCGCTACGTACAACAAGTGTTAAATGGGCATTTGAAAAACAGAGGACTTTATTTAGTTGCCGGAGGAAGTGCTGTAAATGCCAACCGTGTTGTTCTTTATGGAGGTTCAAAAACAAATCCGGGAAAAATGCGATTGCGATTAACCTATACAAAATTATATTGAAATGTGTGGAATTGTTGCTTACATCGGTCAAAAAGAAGCGTATCCCATTTTAATAAAAGGCTTACACCGCCTTGAATACAGAGGATACGACAGCGCAGGAGTTGCCTTATTGAATAAAAAAGGCGAACTAAATGTTTACAAATGCAAAGGAAAAGTTGCCGAGCTCGAAAAATTTATTTCCGGAAAGGATAAAGAAGGAATTATCGGTATTGGGCATACGCGTTGGGCTACACACGGCGAACCAAATGACGTGAATGCACATCCGCACCATTCCGAATCAAAAGAGTTGGTTATTATTCACAACGGAATTATTGAAAATTACGCACCACTGCGCGCGGAATTGAAAAAAAGAGGACATCATTTTTTGAGTGATACCGATACGGAAGTATTGATCCATCTCATCGAAGATGTGCAACAAAATTTAAAAACAGATTTAACAGAAGCCGTAAGAATCGCGCTGAATCAAGTAATTGGCGCTTACGCGATTGTTGTTTTATCAAAAAATAATCCGAACGAATTAATTGCTGCAAAAAAAGGCAGCCCATTGGTTATCGGAATTGGAGAAGATGAATTTTTTCTTGCTTCGGATGCCACACCCATTGTGGAATATACAAAAAACGTAGTGTATTTGGAAGACGAAGAAATCGCCATCATCACAAGAGGACAAAAACTCAAGTTAAAAACGATTAAGAACAAAGAAAAAATTCCTTACATCCAAGAATTGGAAATGAAATTGGAAACGCTGGAAAAAGGCGGCTTTGATCATTTCATGCTGAAAGAAATTTACGAACAACCACGTTCCATACACGATAGCATGCGCGGCAGACTGAGCGCCGAGAAGGGAACGGTTATTTTAGGCGGAATTATTGATTACGAAAAAAAATTTTTGAACGCTAAACGAATTATTTTCGTGGCATGCGGAACCTCTTGGCACGCAGGACTTGTAGGCGAATATCTTTTTGAAGATTTAGCACGCATTCCGGTGGAAGTAGAATACGCCTCTGAGTTTAGATATCGGAATCCGATTATTTATGAAAGCGATGTAATCATCGCCATTTCACAATCCGGTGAAACTGCTGATACATTGGCAGCCATCACATTGGCAAAATCAAAAGGCGCTACTATTATTGGCGTTTGTAATGTGGTTGGTTCTTCTATTGCACGCGCTACAGACGGCGGATCATATACACATGCTGGTCCAGAAATTGGCGTTGCATCCACCAAAGCATTTACCGCACAAGTTACCGTTCTTACCTTGATGGCTTTGCGAATCGCTCATTTAAAAGGAACTATTTCCGAATCAAAATTCCGACAATTATTAAACGAATTAGAAGCAATTCCTGAAAAAGTAAAAAAGGTTTTATTACTGAATGACAAAATAAAATTCATTGCTGACAATTATAAAAAAGCACGCAATTTCCTTTATTTAGGCAGAGGATATAGTTTTCCAGTTGCCTTGGAAGGTGCGTTAAAATTAAAAGAAATTTCGTACATCCATGCCGAAGGTTATCCTGCAGCAGAAATGAAACACGGTCCAATTGCCTTGATTGACGAGGAAATGCCGGTAGTGGTAATTGCTACAAAAGGTTCGTCTTATGAAAAAGTGGTGAGCAATATTCAGGAAGTAAAAGCGCGCAAAGGAAAAATTATTGCCGTGATTACCGAAGGCGATACTGTGGTGAAAGAAATGGCGGATTATGTTATTGAAATTCCGGAAACAGACGAAATTTTGGTGCCACTTATTTCTGTTATTCCTTTGCAATTACTTTCGTACCACATCGCTGTAATGCGCGGTTGTAATGTAGATCAGCCACGAAATTTGGCAAAATCAGTAACGGTAGAATAAATTTATTTTCCACTTTTTATTTTCTCTTTCGAGAAACTTTTTTTCAAAAATCAATGTCTAAGAAAAAAATAGTTTTAGCGATAACAGGTGCGAGCGGTTCGATTTACGCAAAAGTATTACTCGAAAAATTATCCGCTTTAAGCGCGCAAATAGAAACGGTTGGCGTGATAATGAGCGACAATGCCAAAGAAGTTTGGAAACACGAACTCCAAAATAATGACTTCGAAAAAATAATTTTTCAGACCTACGAAAAAAATAATTTTTACGCGCCCTTTGCATCTGGTTCTGCGCGTTACGATACGATGATTATTTGTCCGTGTTCGATGGGAACTTTGGCGCGTATTGCTTCCGGAATTTCAAACGATTTAACTACGCGTTCGGCAGACGTAATTTTAAAAGAGCGCAGAAAATTAATTTTGGTAACGCGCGACACTCCGCTGAATTTGATTCACATCAACAATATGAAAACGATTACCGAAGCAGGCGGAATTATTTGTCCAGCAAGTCCTTCCTTTTACAGCAATCCGAAAACATTGGACGAATTAGCTGCCACTGTTATTGATCGCGTACTCGACCTTTGCGGATTAGAACAAAAAACTTTTCGCTGGAAAGAATAAATTATATCGAAGAAAAAAAGTTTTTCAAAAAAATAATTTTTCGAAGATGAATTTTGGAAGAAGATTTTATCGTTCAAAAAAATAATTTTTCAAACGATTATACTCTAAATCCTATAATCAGCATATCATCCACTTGTTCTAAGTTTCCTCTCCATTGTTCTATTGTTTTGGAAAGAATGTTTTTTTGTTCGTCCATCGACAAATTGCTTATTTCGGTGATAATTTCTTTAAATCTATTCACTTTGAATTTCTTGCCTTCTGGTCCGCCGAATTGATCGGCATAACCGTCCGAAAACAAATAAATCATGTCTCCTTTTTCAATTGCCATGGTGTGGTTCGAGAATTTTTGTTCGAGTTCGTGGTAACTTCCAATAGCAATATTATCTCCTTTTATTTCTTGCACATTTTTATTTCTAACTAAATACATTGGATTATAAGCGCCTGCAAACTGAATTTCTTTTTTCTCAAATTGAATGGAGCAAAGCGCTAAATCCATACCATCTCGGAGTTTATTTGTTTCGGAAGTTTGCTTAAAGGCTTCGCTTATTCCTTTGTTTAAACGATCTAAAATTTTTGCTGGTTCTGTTCCTTCTGCATCCACCGATTGCTTCAATAAGTTGTATCCTACGATGCTCATAAATGCGCCTGGAACACCGTGCCCAGTACAATCCACAGCGGCAATTAAAATACGATCCGATTTTTTATCTATCCAATAAAAATCTCCACTCACAATGTCTTTCGGTTTATACAACACAAACGAATTCGGGAGATACGCTTTTATCAGCCTTTCCGGAGGCAAAATCGCTTCTTGAATTCGTTTTGCATAGCGAATACTGTCCGTAATATCTTTGTTTTTTTCGGCGAGTTCTTCGTTTTTAACTGCTAATTCGATGGTGCGTTCGGCTACTTTTTGTTGCAATTCTTTTTGAGATTTTTTAAGATTTCGAGTTCTCATTTTATCAAATCCATAAATCGCAAATACAATTAAAATGAGCATCAGAATATAAAAAATAGCGGTTTGCCAAAAAGGCGGCGCTACAAAAAAGGAATACGTTGCTGGCTTGCTGTCCCACAAACCATCGTTATTACACGCACGCACCATGAATGTGTAATTTCCGGGAGGAATATTGGAATACGTTGCCTCGTTCAGTACGGTAAATCCGGGCGACCAATCTTTATCAAATCCTTCTAATTTATACTGATACAACACTTTTTGCGGACAAGTCAAACTAATACCCACAAACTGAAACGTAAGATGATTTTGATTGTAGGCAAATTTCGCATTCGTAGGAAAAGTGGTGTCCTTCATAAAAATTTTTAATCCGCTGATAACCGTATTCGGCTCCACCGTATTGGGTTTATCTTCTGAAAGATTAAATTTTAAGGCACCCATAATAGTTCCGAACCACAAATTGTGATTGGCATCCATACAAACGGCATTCGGATTATTTTCAACACCTAAAAATCCTTCGTCTTTTCCGTAATGGAATACCTGATTGGTTTTGCTGTCTATTTTATCTATTTCGCGACTGTTTCCTATCCAAATATTATTTTCTTTGTCTGCAATTACGGAGTACGGAGAATCGCTGCTTAAGCCGTTACTTGTGTTAAAATTGGTAAATGTTTTTCCGTCGTATTTATACAAACCGCCGCCATACGCGCCAAACCAAAGGTTGTGATTTTGATCTTCCGTAATACACAAAATAAAACGATGTGTAATTCCGGTGGATTCATCAAAGGTTTTAAAGCTCGTTCCGTCGTACATCGAAAGATATCCGCCCAAAGCGCCAAACCATAAATCGCCTTTGCTGTCTTTAAAAATGCGATAAATATTATCACCGCCCAAGCCGTCGGCGGCAGAATAATTGCGAAACGAATTAGTTTGCGGATCAAATTTGGACGCGCCTTCCTTCGTGCCAAACCACATATTTCCCTTGTTGTCTTCGTTAATTGCATACACCACATTTCCAGCTAAACCGTCGTCTTTGGTATACGTTTTAAATTTCTTTTTTCCGAAAGGTAATTCACATACGCCGCCAAATCCGGTACCAAACCATAAATTGTGTGCGTTGTCTTCGTACATCGAAAGTACCACATTGCTTGACAATCCATCTTCTGCGGTATAATTCACAATTTTATGTTCTTCTTGTTCGTTCACCGACGATTTCGAAAAAATAATTTTTGAAACGCCATTATTCGTGCCCAACCAAATATTCCCTTCGTGATCACACAAAACCGACCACACCAAATTATTTACCAATCCATCTTGCTCATCGTACAATTGAAAACGCTCACCGCGATATTGATTTAATCCGAGATCCGTTCCAATCCACACATTTCCTTCTTTATCTTGAAACACCACTTTCGCATTGAAATAACTCAAGCCTTGTTTCGTACTGTACGTTTTAAAAATAGCTTTTGAAATGGCTTCTTCTCTGTCGGACGATGCGTAAGGAATCACTTTCGTAACGCCGCCGCCAGTAGTTCCAATCCAAACGGAATGATCGCGATCTTCACAAATACTTTCAATGAAATCCGACTCTAAATTATTTTGAGAATTGATAGAAGGAATTTTTTTATCCAATGCCTTTTCGGGATATTTTGCTGAAAAACCATCGGGGATTTGCAGCACAGAAACGCCTGCGTCAGCCGTTCCTACCCACATTTCATTTTTATTAACCAATGTCAAAGCCGTGATGTGATTACTCGAAAGTCCTTTGTCGGTGTTGAGTTGCGAAAAAGAAGCGGAAGAACTCAAATCAAATTTCGGGTCGTAAATCGTGATCCCATTATCCGTTGCCATCCAAATATTTCCTTTATTATCTTTACAAAGCGCATACACATTATCGCTCGCTAAACCGTCTTTTTTAGAAAGCGAAATCATGGTGTTGGATGCTGGGTCGTGAATAAAAATTCCTGCACCTTCTGTAGCAATCCAAAATTTTCCATTTCCATCTTCTAAAATCGAGGTAATTGTTTTAAAGCGCGTGTATTGATCGAGGTTTAAATCCACAATTTTTTTCGTCTCCGCATTGTATCTCGATACACTTCCCGCCCAATGCCCAAACCAAATATTTCCGTTTTTATCTTTGTAAGAAGTAGTTACCCAATCTTCCGCCAAACCATCTTTTTTAGAATAGGTTTTAAACGTTCTTCCATTGTATTTGGTCAAGCCAGAAAGTGTTCCAATCCAAAGATTTCCTTCGTTGTCCTGAACAATCGATTGCACCTGCGATTGCGGCAAACCCTGTTCTACTCCATAATGAATAAAACTGGTTGTTTGTGCCTCTATTTTTTCGGATAAAAATAGCACAAAACTCCAGAGAAAAAGGAGCGAAAAAAATATTTTTTTGATTACCATGCGGACGTATATTTTGAAGTTTCTTGGATGTATCTTGTTACATTAATTTCGACATTGTCTTTGTAATAATATTCGCTTCCCCAAACGTAGGATTCTCTGCGGTAAGAAATTATTTTTTTGCCGAGTGTAACCGTAATTGTTTTTACATTTTTGAGAAACCCTGGAACTTCCATCACCGCAACGCTTGGCGCTTCTTCCATTTGATACGAATGAATGTCTGGCACTTTTTTCTGCTCGTTTATTTTGATGGAGCGTTTCGCAAATGCCGCCGCCTGAATCAAGCCTTTTATTTCTTGCTCTTGTACTTGCTCATTGATAATAGTTTCTTTTTGTTTTTTTTCTTCCTGCTTATGCAATCCGTTTGATTTTGATTTTAATTCCGCTTCTCTTCGCAAGGTTTCAATGACAGAATTACTTTCGGCAACGGCTTTCATTTTTTCGTATTTTTTTTCTTTCTCGATGCGTTCATTTTCGGCAACGGCTTTCAATAAATCATTTTCGTATTTCGAACGAATACCTGCATTTTTTTTCGCTAATTCTGCTTTTGCTTCTTTTTCTTTTTCTAATTTGATTGCGTCTGTTTCCATGCTTTCCGAAGGATTTTTATCGCTCTCTTTTGTCTTTAAGTCCGTTTCTTCGCTTGATTTTAATTTCGCTAATTCAGCCGCATCTTTTTGCGCACGTTGTTGTGCCGCCAATTGCTTTGCGGCGTCCGATTTTGATTTGTCATCGGCGGCTTTTTGCGCTGCCAATTTATCTTGTTCTGCTTTTTCTTTTGCCCGCTTTTCCGCCAATGCTTTGGCTTCCGCATCGTGATCTATCAACAATCCGTTTGCAAATTGTTTCAGATAATCTTCGTCATCCATAAACGTATTTTTGCCATCAAAAATCACTTTTGTAAAAGGATTTTTGTATTTCGAAACATTTACATCCGCATTTCCTGCTTCGAAAAAAGGGACTTCAATTTCGTATATCGGAAAAATATTTTCTTTGTCTGTTGGGATAGTTGCCATCACCAGCAAACTCATGTTTACTGCGCCTTCGGCAGAAAAAGTAATTTTATAATTCGCACCGAAATCCAGAAAAAATTTGAATTTTCCATTTTTCCCGGTGGTAAGTTGCGTTTGTTTTTCGGTATTTTTGTACAACGTTACCACTGCGCCAGAAAGCGGCTTGTTGTTCTTCAAACATTTTCCGTCAAACTCCAAATAGCCCACTACTTTATGTTGCGCCGAAACAACAATCGCACTTCCGAAAAGCACGAACAGCAACAAAAGCAAGCGCTTAAAAAGTGTTTCGAAAAAATATTTTTTCAAGGGCATAAAATAGTTTCTCGATTATTGCGCCTAAAATTTAGCAACGAAAGATAAACTTTTTTCGGAAGATAAAAAACTTGAGTTAATTATATTAAAGTGAGTACTTGAAAATAGTGCCAAAACTATTTAGTCCGCCAGCATTAGTCATTCCATACAATACGTTGTTTGAAAGAACCAAGGAACCATGTGGAAACGCGCCCGGAGAAGCAGTAGTACTGAAATTGACCAAATTGGTAAACCCAGTACCTCCCGTACTTATAGAAAAAACATCTCCTCCAGCAGCTGTTCCGCCATCGGTTGTCATACCATACAGGGTGCTTCCGTTAATTATAAAAGTGCCATAAGGCGTAGAGCCATTTATTCCTGTAAAATCGAATGAGTCGGTAAAGCCTGTGCCAGTGGTGCTTACAGCATATACATTACCAAGGCTATTGGCTCCTCCCGCATTAGTCATTCCATACAATGTAGTTCCTGATAGAATTACTGAACCGTCGGGGTTGGCACCATTGGTTCCAGTAAAAGTAACCAATTTAGTAAAAATTTTGCTGCTAATAGTGTATGAGAATACAGTTCCGTCGTTGGCAGATCCGCCGCCCAAATAAGCGGTTCCGTATAATACGCCATTGGCAAGTGCTAATGTGCAATATGGCTCCATGCCAGTTGTTCCGCTATTAAAGTCATATAGGTCGGTATAAACATTTCCAGTAAGGTTGAAGGAAAAAATATTTCCGAGTCCATTTGCTCCTCCAGTCGGCGTTGTTGCATAGAGGGTGTTTCCGGAAACGGTTAAACCGCCTTGAGGATGAACACCGTCGTTTGCAGTGCTTCCAAAAGCGTGAAGTATACTAATTGCACCTCCGCTGGTGCTTATGGAAAATATAACGCCAGCGCCATTAGCGCCACCCTGTGGTGTCATGCCATACAGGGTGCTGCCAATAATTATTAAATCACTGCTAGGTCCACTGCCATCTGCTGTGCCTCCTGCGAAATCATGTAAATCAGTATATCCTGTTCCGTTAGTTTGAATAGAGAAAATGTTTCCAAGTCCATTTGTTCCGCCAGCTGATGTCATTCCGTATAAGATGGTACCCGAGAGAATTAATGAGCCGTAGGGATTTTGTCCGGTTGTTGAAGTAAAGTTGAAAAGATTTGTAAATGTTCCTCCACTTGGTGTAACTGGCGTAGATGGTGTGGATGTTGAAGTAGGGGTATCTGATTTTTTACACGAAGTAATTACTACGATTGATAGAAGGATAAGACTTAGTTTTTTCATCTCTTAGGTTTGGAATTAGGTGCGATTTTTTAGCTGCAAACAAAAGTATCAAAAAAATGTTACGTTGGCATATAATTTTGGAGAAAGCACGAACAACAGCAAAAGAAAGCGTATCAAAAGTGACTTCGAAAAAATAATTTTTCAAAGCTCCTTTTATAAGAAGGTTTTTTATTCTGATTTTCGGATATCCTTTAATACCAATTGCAACGAAACGTTTCCGTTCCATTCATTTTCCTCAATAGAATAACAAATATCAAACGATTTTTTTTCTGAAACGTGTTGATAATATTGCCCCATATTAAATCCAATCGCCGAAAAATTATTTTTTGGAGCGCTTGAATTTCCAATCATTATTTTCAAATGATTTACGCCTACAATACTTGGATTTCCGACACTTATAACATTTTTTGAGATAAAAATCGGCGTCATATTTTGCGGACCAAATGGTGCAAATTGTTTTAGCAATCGAAAAAATTTCGGCGTAATATCTTCAAATTTTAATTCAGCGTCAATTTCAATTTCTGGCGTTAGCAAACGTTCTTCAATCGTTTCAGAAACAATTTTTTCAAATCGTTCCATAAAAATTTTCACATTTTCCAATTTCATTGTCAAGCCTGCCGCATATTTATGTCCGCCAAATTGTTCGAGTAAATCGCCGCATTTTTCAATCGCGTAATACACATCAAAATCTTTTACCGATCGCGCGGAGCCTGTTGCCATTCCTGACGATTCCGTTAAAATAATCGTAGGGCGATAATATTTTTCTATCAAGCGCGAAGCCACAATTCCGATAACGCCTTTGTGCCATTCGGGATAAAAAAGTACGGTTGTTTTCCTGTCCACCATTTCCGCATCTTCTTCAATCATATCAATGGCTTGCTGCGTAATTATGGTGTCGATATTTTTACGTTCCGAATTGGTGATGTTGATGTTTCTACCCGAATCCAATGCGTTTTCTTCTTTCTCCGAAATCAATAATTCAACGGCTTTTTTTCCGCTTTCCATGCGGCCAGCAGCGTTAATGCGCGGGCTAATTACAAACACAATATCCGTAACGGAAAGTTCTTTTTTGAGATTATTTAATTGTAAAATTGCTTTTATTCCTGGTCGCGGCGCGGTATTCAACTGTTTCAATCCAAAATGTGCAAGAATTCTATTTTCGCCTACAATTGGTACAATATCCGCAGCAATACTAATCGCAACCAAATCCAAATAAGCGTTTAATTCACTCGTCGAAAAATTATTTTTTTGAGTGTAAGCTTGCACTAATTTGAATCCAATTCCGCAACCGGAAAGTTCATCAAAAGGATACGTGCAATCTGCGCGTTTAGGATCGAGCACCGCAACAGCATTGGGAATCTCATCTCCTGGACGATGGTGATCGCAAATAATAAAATCGATGTTTTTTTCGTTTGCGTACTTTATTTTTTCATTCGCTTTGATGCCGCAATCCAACGCAATGACGAGCGAAAAATTATTTTTTTGAGCAAAATCAATCGCCGCAAAAGAAATTCCGTAACCTTCCGAATAACGATCTGGAATGTAATAATCTATTTGAGAAAATATTTTTTTGAAAAACGCATAAACCAATGCTACAGCGGTTGTCCCGTCTACATCATAATCTCCGTAAATTAAAATTTTTTCCTTTTTTGCAAGTGCTTTTTCAATTCGCAGAATGGCTTTGTCCATGTCTTTCATCAAAAAAGGATCGTGTAAAAAACTCAATTGCGGACGAAAATAAAATTTTGCTTCGTCGTAATTGTGTACGCCGCGTTGCACCAATAAATTCGCTGTTATTGAATCTATTTTGAGTTCTTCCGCCAGATTTTCCACCAACGTTTTATCTCCCGCTTTTTTGATTTCCCAACGTTTTTCCATCCTCAAAAAAATATTTTTTTCAATCTCGTTTTACGGAATTTTTTTTCACAATTTGAATTTGCTTTTGAATGGATTCTTTATGTATCGCTTCTAATATTTCTTTGATAAAATCTTCGCTTAAACCCAATGTTTCAGCCATTTTTAATTGCCTGTTTAAAATGCTTTCCCATCTTTTTATTTGAAGAACAGTTACGTTATTATCGCGTTTGTATTCCCCAATTTCTTCCGCAATTTCCATCCTTTTTGCAAGCGATTGAAACAATTCATCGTCGATCTCATCCATCAAAACACGCAGTTGTTCTAACCTATTTTTAAATTCTTTATTGTGTGAATTTGGATTTTTTACAATTAAGCCCTTCATTAATGCTGCGAGTTCGTCGGGCGTAATTTGTTGCTGCGCATCGCTCAAAGCCTTGTCGGGATGGATGTGCGACTCAATCATCAAGCCTGCCATATCCATATCAAGCGCTTTTTGAGCAACGGATGCTAGCAAATTCCTTTTCCCACAAATGTGGCTGGGATCGCAGATAATGGGCAGTTCCGGAAAAAAAAGTTTTAGCTCAATCGGAATTTGCCATTGCGGATCATTTCGATATTTTGTTTTTTTGAACGCAGAAAAACCTCTGTGAATAGCAATTAGCTTGGTAATTCCTGCTTGGTTAATTCTTTCCAAAGCGCCCATCCATAACTGAACATCTGGATTAACGGGGTTTTTCACCATCACCGGAATATCAACATCTTTTAATGCATCGGCTATTTCTTGCACAGAGAAAGGATTTGCGGTCGTGCGCGCTCCAATCCAAAGTACATCAACGCCGCCTTCCAAAGCTTCGTGAACGTGATGCGCATTCGCCACTTCCACGGCAGTGAGCAAACCCGTTTCTGCTTTCACTTTTTTTAACCATTGTAATGCGATGGATCCCGCTCCTTCAAAGGAATTTGGGCGTGTGCGCGGCTTCCAAATTCCAGCGCGAAAAATACTTACTGCCGTTTTTTTTTTCAATTCCAGTGCCGTTTCCAACACTTGTTTTTCGGTTTCGGCACCACAGGGACCGCTTATTAATAAAGGATTTCCGGCATTTGGCAGCCAATCGCGCAAGGCGCTTATTTTTAATGTAGGATGTTGGTTCATTTTTTTTGCGCGTACGCCTGCAAAAGCAAATCGATGTCCACCATCATTCGGTTAATATCCGTAGAATCCGTGCCATCGTACAATCCGCGAATGTGTTTTTCTTTGTCCACCAACGAAAATTCTTTCGGATGTAAAAAATCATCCGCGCCGCCATCACCTTGCGAAACAGAAGCAAAATAAGACGTGCGCGCCAAATCATAAATTTCCTTTTTATCGCCAGTAACCAAATGCCATTGGTTCGGATCCGCATCGTGCAACTTCGCGTAAGCCGCTAAAGCAGGCACAGAATCGCCGACAGGATTGACGGAATACGAAATAAATTTTACGTATGAATTGTTTTTATATTTTTTGAAAACGCGTTCCATTTGAGAAGACATCTGCAAACATTGACCTTGGCAAGTGGTGAAGAAAAAATCAGCGACGTAAATTTTATTATCAAAATCCTTTTGAGAAATCTTTTTTCCGCTTTGGTCAATCACATTAAAATCGCCTACGCGATGATAAACCGTATCGCGCTTGTATTGCCCATTTACGAGTGCAGAATCTACTTCTTTTGGGCCGTAATACGGCAAATAATGCATGGGTTTTGGGTGCGCGGAAATAAAATAGCCGATGCCAAGCGCCACAATTGCAGAAAAAACAAGGATGATATTGGTGGTTGATTTTTTCATGACGAGAAATTTTTTTCGCGACAAAATTACTCAAAGAACAGAAGGAAAGCTATTTATTCCGTCGAAAAATTAATTTTTCGACACTGTTTTTTGAACTCAAAAATTGGTCTCAAAAAAATAATTTTTCAAACGCATTTTTGGTCTATTTATTTTTTGCTTTTAACGACCAAGTAAAAAAGAATTCTGCGACTGTATCGCCTGCTTCATCCACGCCAACTGATTTTACATCAATTGTTATTCCACTTTCATTTTGCTTTGCTTGTTGAATGGCTTCCGAAATTAATTTGCCATCCGAACACGTAAAAGAAATTTTTCCAACTGCTTTTTTAAAAAATGAAGATTGATTTTTTGTTACCAACATCGAAATTTTTGGAGATGAATTATAAATGCCGTTCATTACC of the Bacteroidia bacterium genome contains:
- a CDS encoding two-component regulator propeller domain-containing protein, which gives rise to MVIKKIFFSLLFLWSFVLFLSEKIEAQTTSFIHYGVEQGLPQSQVQSIVQDNEGNLWIGTLSGLTKYNGRTFKTYSKKDGLAEDWVTTSYKDKNGNIWFGHWAGSVSRYNAETKKIVDLNLDQYTRFKTITSILEDGNGKFWIATEGAGIFIHDPASNTMISLSKKDGLASDNVYALCKDNKGNIWMATDNGITIYDPKFDLSSSASFSQLNTDKGLSSNHITALTLVNKNEMWVGTADAGVSVLQIPDGFSAKYPEKALDKKIPSINSQNNLESDFIESICEDRDHSVWIGTTGGGVTKVIPYASSDREEAISKAIFKTYSTKQGLSYFNAKVVFQDKEGNVWIGTDLGLNQYRGERFQLYDEQDGLVNNLVWSVLCDHEGNIWLGTNNGVSKIIFSKSSVNEQEEHKIVNYTAEDGLSSNVVLSMYEDNAHNLWFGTGFGGVCELPFGKKKFKTYTKDDGLAGNVVYAINEDNKGNMWFGTKEGASKFDPQTNSFRNYSAADGLGGDNIYRIFKDSKGDLWFGALGGYLSMYDGTSFKTFDESTGITHRFILCITEDQNHNLWFGAYGGGLYKYDGKTFTNFNTSNGLSSDSPYSVIADKENNIWIGNSREIDKIDSKTNQVFHYGKDEGFLGVENNPNAVCMDANHNLWFGTIMGALKFNLSEDKPNTVEPNTVISGLKIFMKDTTFPTNAKFAYNQNHLTFQFVGISLTCPQKVLYQYKLEGFDKDWSPGFTVLNEATYSNIPPGNYTFMVRACNNDGLWDSKPATYSFFVAPPFWQTAIFYILMLILIVFAIYGFDKMRTRNLKKSQKELQQKVAERTIELAVKNEELAEKNKDITDSIRYAKRIQEAILPPERLIKAYLPNSFVLYKPKDIVSGDFYWIDKKSDRILIAAVDCTGHGVPGAFMSIVGYNLLKQSVDAEGTEPAKILDRLNKGISEAFKQTSETNKLRDGMDLALCSIQFEKKEIQFAGAYNPMYLVRNKNVQEIKGDNIAIGSYHELEQKFSNHTMAIEKGDMIYLFSDGYADQFGGPEGKKFKVNRFKEIITEISNLSMDEQKNILSKTIEQWRGNLEQVDDMLIIGFRV
- a CDS encoding choice-of-anchor tandem repeat GloVer-containing protein, with product MKKLSLILLSIVVITSCKKSDTPTSTSTPSTPVTPSGGTFTNLFNFTSTTGQNPYGSLILSGTILYGMTSAGGTNGLGNIFSIQTNGTGYTDLHDFAGGTADGSGPSSDLIIIGSTLYGMTPQGGANGAGVIFSISTSGGAISILHAFGSTANDGVHPQGGLTVSGNTLYATTPTGGANGLGNIFSFNLTGNVYTDLYDFNSGTTGMEPYCTLALANGVLYGTAYLGGGSANDGTVFSYTISSKIFTKLVTFTGTNGANPDGSVILSGTTLYGMTNAGGANSLGNVYAVSTTGTGFTDSFDFTGINGSTPYGTFIINGSTLYGMTTDGGTAAGGDVFSISTGGTGFTNLVNFSTTASPGAFPHGSLVLSNNVLYGMTNAGGLNSFGTIFKYSL
- a CDS encoding SpaA isopeptide-forming pilin-related protein translates to MPLKKYFFETLFKRLLLLLFVLFGSAIVVSAQHKVVGYLEFDGKCLKNNKPLSGAVVTLYKNTEKQTQLTTGKNGKFKFFLDFGANYKITFSAEGAVNMSLLVMATIPTDKENIFPIYEIEVPFFEAGNADVNVSKYKNPFTKVIFDGKNTFMDDEDYLKQFANGLLIDHDAEAKALAEKRAKEKAEQDKLAAQKAADDKSKSDAAKQLAAQQRAQKDAAELAKLKSSEETDLKTKESDKNPSESMETDAIKLEKEKEAKAELAKKNAGIRSKYENDLLKAVAENERIEKEKKYEKMKAVAESNSVIETLRREAELKSKSNGLHKQEEKKQKETIINEQVQEQEIKGLIQAAAFAKRSIKINEQKKVPDIHSYQMEEAPSVAVMEVPGFLKNVKTITVTLGKKIISYRRESYVWGSEYYYKDNVEINVTRYIQETSKYTSAW